The Mycolicibacterium brumae DNA window GGGCCGCTTCCGGGTGGTGACGCCGATCCGGTTCCACGCGTTGATCACGGTGGCCATCGAAATCACCTGCGCGAGTTCGGTTTCGGAGAAGACCGCGGCGGCGCGCGCGTACACCTCGTCGGGCACGTGGCCGCGGCCGATCAGTTCGGTGATGGACTCGGTCAGCGCGAGCGCGGCCTGCTCCCGCTCGGTGAACGCCGTGCCGGCCTCCTCCCACGCCGACAGCAGGTAGATCCGCTGCTCGGTCTCGCCGGCCTGCCGGGCGTCGTGGGTGTGCATATCGACGCAGAACGCACAGTGGTTGAGCTGGGAGGCCCGGATCATGATGAGGCCGGCGAGCGTCGGGTCGAGGTTCTCGGCGGCCGCGG harbors:
- a CDS encoding carboxymuconolactone decarboxylase family protein — protein: MTASRLNLQRVSPKVYQAMIALHAAAAENLDPTLAGLIMIRASQLNHCAFCVDMHTHDARQAGETEQRIYLLSAWEEAGTAFTEREQAALALTESITELIGRGHVPDEVYARAAAVFSETELAQVISMATVINAWNRIGVTTRKRPPLRR